In the Pseudomonas orientalis genome, one interval contains:
- a CDS encoding spinster family MFS transporter: MQNSTQAANAWRILFLLFLANLFNFFDRTIPAIIIEPIRMEWHLSDFQLGIIGTSFTIVYAIAGLPLGRLADTGSRSKLMGWGLFAWSGLTAINGLVGSFWSFLLVRMGIGIGEASYAPAANSLIGDLFPAHRRARAMGIFMLGLPLGLLLAFFTIGAMVKAFDSWRAPFFIAAVPGLILAVFMFYIKEPKRGAAESVQVSQERVDRPIRRVLAVPTFLWLVLAGLCFNFATYACNSFLVPMLQRYFLMPLQEAAVATGVIVGLTGLVGLTLGGWIADKIHQRVANGRLLFAACSLIISTVTTAWALHAGRIEIGVFVLLFSVGWLFAYNFYTCVYTAIQDVVEPRLRATAMALFFAGLYLLGGGMGPIVVGGLSDHFAHAAMYAAGAQQMTEAYKAVGLHDAMYLIPVALFLTMLFLFQASRSFVRDAKRMKEGLIAVEVPAAAATA, translated from the coding sequence TTCCTGCTGTTCCTCGCCAACCTGTTCAATTTCTTCGACCGCACCATTCCCGCGATCATCATCGAGCCGATCCGCATGGAGTGGCATCTGAGCGACTTCCAGCTCGGCATCATCGGTACTTCCTTCACCATCGTCTATGCCATCGCCGGGCTGCCGTTGGGGCGCCTGGCCGACACGGGTTCGCGCAGCAAATTGATGGGCTGGGGCCTGTTTGCCTGGAGCGGGCTGACGGCGATCAATGGCCTGGTTGGCAGTTTCTGGAGCTTTCTGCTGGTGCGCATGGGCATCGGCATCGGGGAAGCCAGCTATGCCCCCGCCGCCAATTCATTGATCGGCGATCTGTTCCCCGCCCACCGCCGTGCACGCGCCATGGGCATCTTCATGCTCGGCCTGCCGTTGGGCTTGTTGCTGGCATTCTTCACCATTGGCGCGATGGTCAAGGCATTCGACAGCTGGCGTGCGCCGTTCTTTATTGCCGCGGTGCCGGGGCTGATCCTCGCGGTGTTCATGTTCTACATCAAGGAGCCCAAACGCGGCGCGGCGGAATCGGTGCAAGTGTCCCAGGAGCGCGTCGACCGCCCGATCCGCCGGGTCCTGGCGGTGCCGACCTTCCTGTGGCTGGTGCTGGCCGGGCTGTGCTTCAACTTCGCCACCTACGCGTGCAACTCATTCCTGGTGCCGATGCTGCAACGTTACTTCCTGATGCCTTTGCAGGAGGCGGCCGTGGCCACCGGTGTGATCGTCGGCCTGACCGGTCTGGTGGGCCTGACCCTGGGTGGCTGGATTGCCGACAAGATCCATCAACGGGTCGCCAATGGCCGGCTGCTGTTCGCCGCGTGCAGCCTGATCATCTCCACGGTCACCACCGCCTGGGCCTTGCATGCCGGGCGTATCGAGATCGGCGTGTTCGTCTTGCTGTTCAGCGTGGGCTGGTTGTTTGCGTACAACTTCTATACTTGCGTGTACACGGCGATCCAGGACGTGGTTGAACCGCGCCTGCGGGCCACGGCGATGGCGTTGTTCTTCGCCGGCCTGTATCTGCTGGGTGGGGGGATGGGGCCAATCGTGGTGGGCGGACTGTCTGATCACTTTGCGCATGCGGCGATGTACGCGGCGGGGGCGCAGCAGATGACCGAGGCTTATAAGGCGGTGGGGTTGCATGACGCCATGTATCTGATCCCGGTGGCGTTGTTTCTCACTATGCTGTTTCTGTTTCAGGCGTCCCGCAGTTTTGTGCGTGATGCCAAGCGGATGAAGGAGGGGTTGATTGCGGTGGAGGTGCCGGCTGCTGCGGCGACAGCTTGA
- the rapA gene encoding RNA polymerase-associated protein RapA, with protein MAQQYQPGQRWISDSEAELGLGTVLAQDGRLLTVLYPATGDTRQYALRNAPLTRVRFSPGDSITHFEGWKMTVQEVDDVDGLLVYHGLNGQNEQVTLPETQLSNFIQFRLASDRLFAGQIDPLAWFSLRYHTLEHTSRQLQSSLWGLGGVRAQPIAHQLHIAREVADRIAPRVLLADEVGLGKTIEAGLVIHRQLLSGRASRVLILVPENLQHQWLVEMRRRFNLQVALFDEERFIESDATNPFEDTQLALVALEWLVDDEKAQDALFAAGWDLLVVDEAHHLVWHEDKASAEYSLVEQLAEVIPGVLLLTATPEQLGQDSHFARLRLLDPNRFHDLHAFRAESENYRPVAEAVQELLDKGRLSPAAHKTIQGFLGNEGEALLTAVNDGDTEASARLVRELLDRHGTGRVLFRNTRAAVQGFPERKLHAYPLPNPDEYMELPLGEHAELYPEVSFQAQPDIEEEHRWWRFDPRVEWLIDQLKMLKRTKVLVICAHAETAMDLEDALRVRSGIPATVFHEGMNILERDRAAAYFADEEFGAQVLICSEIGSEGRNFQFSHHLVLFDLPSHPDLLEQRIGRLDRIGQKHVIELHVPYLETSPQERLFQWYHEALNAFLNTCPTGNALQHQFGPRLLPLLENADDGEWQALIDEARAERERLEQELHTGRDRLLELNSGGAGEGDALVEDILEQDDQFALPIYMETLFDAFGIDSEDHSENALILKPSEKMLDASFPLGDDEGVTITYDRNQALSREDMQFITWEHPMVQGGMDLVLSGSMGNTAVALIKNKALKPGTVLLELLYVSEVVAPRSLQLGRYLPPAALRCLLDANGNDLSGRVSFVTLNDQLESVPRASANKFVQAQRDQLTPRINAGEEKIAPRHAERVAEAKRRLAADTDEELARLTALQAVNPTVRDSELVALRNQREQGLAMLDKAALRLEAIRVLVAG; from the coding sequence ATGGCGCAGCAGTATCAACCGGGGCAACGCTGGATTAGTGACAGCGAAGCAGAGCTGGGGTTAGGCACCGTTCTGGCACAGGACGGCCGCTTGTTGACCGTGCTCTATCCGGCCACTGGCGACACTCGCCAGTATGCGCTACGGAATGCGCCCCTCACCCGCGTGAGGTTTTCGCCGGGCGACAGCATCACCCATTTCGAAGGCTGGAAAATGACCGTACAGGAAGTCGATGACGTCGACGGCCTGCTGGTCTACCACGGCCTCAATGGGCAGAACGAGCAGGTCACCCTGCCGGAAACCCAACTGTCCAACTTCATCCAGTTCCGCCTGGCCAGCGACCGCCTGTTCGCCGGGCAGATCGACCCGCTGGCCTGGTTCTCGCTGCGCTACCACACCCTGGAACACACCAGCCGCCAATTGCAGTCCTCGCTGTGGGGCCTGGGCGGCGTGCGTGCGCAACCGATTGCCCACCAACTGCACATCGCCCGTGAAGTCGCCGACCGTATCGCGCCGCGGGTATTGCTGGCCGACGAAGTGGGCCTGGGCAAGACCATCGAAGCGGGCCTGGTGATCCATCGCCAGTTGCTCTCGGGCCGCGCCAGCCGCGTGCTGATCCTGGTGCCGGAAAACCTGCAGCACCAGTGGCTGGTGGAAATGCGCCGCCGCTTCAACCTGCAGGTCGCATTGTTCGACGAAGAACGCTTTATCGAAAGCGATGCCACCAACCCGTTCGAAGACACACAGTTGGCGCTGGTCGCCCTGGAATGGCTGGTGGACGACGAGAAGGCCCAGGACGCGCTGTTCGCCGCCGGTTGGGACCTGCTGGTGGTCGACGAAGCTCACCACCTGGTGTGGCATGAAGACAAGGCCAGCGCCGAGTACTCGCTGGTCGAGCAACTGGCCGAAGTGATTCCAGGCGTGCTGCTGCTCACCGCCACCCCGGAACAACTCGGCCAGGACAGCCACTTCGCGCGCCTGCGCCTGCTCGACCCGAACCGCTTCCACGACCTGCACGCCTTCCGCGCCGAGAGCGAGAACTATCGCCCGGTGGCCGAAGCCGTGCAGGAGCTGCTGGACAAGGGTCGCTTGTCGCCTGCCGCGCACAAGACCATCCAGGGTTTCCTCGGCAACGAAGGTGAAGCCCTGCTCACCGCCGTCAACGATGGCGATACCGAAGCCAGCGCACGCCTGGTGCGTGAACTGCTCGACCGCCACGGCACCGGCCGCGTGCTGTTTCGCAACACCCGCGCCGCCGTGCAGGGTTTCCCCGAGCGCAAGCTGCACGCCTACCCGCTGCCGAACCCGGACGAATATATGGAGCTGCCGCTGGGCGAACACGCCGAGCTGTACCCGGAAGTCAGCTTCCAGGCGCAACCGGACATCGAGGAAGAGCACCGCTGGTGGCGCTTCGACCCGCGTGTCGAGTGGCTGATCGACCAGCTGAAAATGCTCAAGCGCACCAAGGTCCTGGTGATCTGCGCCCACGCCGAAACCGCCATGGACCTGGAAGACGCGCTGCGCGTACGTTCCGGCATTCCGGCCACGGTGTTCCACGAGGGCATGAACATCCTCGAACGCGACCGCGCCGCAGCGTACTTCGCCGATGAAGAATTTGGCGCCCAGGTGCTGATCTGCTCGGAAATCGGCAGTGAAGGCCGCAACTTCCAATTCTCCCACCACCTGGTGCTGTTCGACCTGCCGTCCCACCCGGACCTGCTGGAACAGCGCATCGGCCGTCTGGACCGGATCGGCCAGAAACACGTGATCGAACTGCACGTGCCGTACCTGGAAACCAGCCCGCAAGAGCGCCTGTTCCAGTGGTACCACGAAGCGCTCAACGCCTTCCTCAACACCTGCCCGACCGGCAACGCCTTGCAGCATCAGTTCGGCCCGCGCCTGCTGCCGCTGCTGGAGAACGCCGACGACGGCGAGTGGCAGGCCCTGATCGACGAGGCCCGTGCCGAGCGCGAGCGCCTGGAGCAGGAACTGCACACCGGTCGCGACCGTCTCCTGGAACTCAACTCCGGCGGTGCCGGTGAAGGCGATGCGCTGGTCGAGGACATCCTCGAGCAGGACGATCAGTTCGCCCTGCCGATCTACATGGAAACCCTGTTCGACGCCTTCGGCATCGACAGCGAGGACCATTCGGAAAACGCGCTGATCCTCAAGCCCAGCGAGAAGATGCTCGACGCCAGCTTTCCCCTGGGCGACGACGAAGGCGTGACCATCACCTACGACCGCAACCAGGCGCTGTCGCGTGAAGACATGCAATTCATCACCTGGGAGCATCCGATGGTGCAAGGCGGCATGGACCTGGTGCTGTCCGGTTCCATGGGCAACACCGCCGTGGCGCTGATCAAGAACAAGGCGCTCAAGCCGGGTACCGTCCTGCTGGAACTGCTGTATGTCAGCGAAGTGGTTGCCCCGCGCTCGCTGCAACTGGGTCGCTACCTGCCGCCGGCGGCCTTGCGCTGCCTGCTGGATGCCAACGGCAATGACCTGTCCGGCCGCGTGTCGTTCGTGACCTTGAACGACCAGTTGGAAAGCGTGCCGCGCGCCAGCGCCAACAAATTCGTACAGGCCCAGCGCGACCAGTTGACGCCGCGCATCAACGCCGGCGAAGAAAAGATCGCCCCGCGTCACGCCGAACGCGTGGCCGAGGCCAAGCGTCGCCTGGCGGCAGACACCGACGAAGAGCTGGCACGTTTGACCGCGCTGCAAGCGGTCAACCCGACCGTACGCGACAGCGAGTTGGTCGCCCTGCGCAACCAGCGTGAGCAAGGCCTGGCCATGCTCGACAAGGCCGCGTTGCGCCTCGAAGCGATTCGAGTGCTGGTGGCGGGCTGA
- a CDS encoding aspartate-semialdehyde dehydrogenase codes for MLPPMLPVSVVPVTSQLDPVRQKPDIPPVVPVQAGSNESTIDLKKGDAEQSTFLLREEQRRQQEQQKRQREADDDPEQHLPIPGDLLNADNTVPVAPLIEDAPRQGLWVDIEV; via the coding sequence ATGTTGCCACCCATGCTGCCCGTCAGTGTCGTGCCGGTCACGTCGCAACTCGATCCGGTGCGCCAGAAGCCGGATATCCCGCCCGTCGTGCCGGTTCAAGCGGGCTCCAACGAGAGCACCATCGACCTGAAAAAGGGCGATGCGGAGCAGTCGACCTTTCTGCTGCGCGAAGAACAACGCCGCCAGCAAGAGCAGCAAAAACGTCAGCGTGAAGCCGATGACGACCCTGAGCAGCACCTGCCGATCCCCGGGGATCTGCTCAACGCCGACAACACCGTTCCCGTCGCACCGTTGATTGAAGACGCGCCACGCCAGGGCTTGTGGGTAGACATCGAGGTTTAG
- a CDS encoding aminotransferase class V-fold PLP-dependent enzyme produces the protein MTPLAIRQLRAVTPGCRTGIVHFNHAGASLPSQATLDAIVAQLQREAQDGPMEAGEHGAVLVEQARHAAAQLLNAPASSIAFASSGSTAWNLAFQALGPWQPGDRILVGRHEWGGNLASMAMAVQAGARIDVIPCDAAGAVCPVALEAMIDADVKLINLTWLPANGGLINPAQAIGEVARRHAIPYFIDAGQALGQVPVDVQALHCDVLKCAGRKHLRGPRGTALLYVRPAFLQRLNPAQRDVFSAPWTAAGFDLRNDARRFETSEASFALLAGLGNALQEINQLGVEQVWEGVSRTSAQIREGLRQIPGICLHDLGTLQSGLIAFNLTGWDAFELKQRLGLQRINIGANGVAYTPLDMQARGLDSIARISVSPLNDDRDCELLLGALRALRD, from the coding sequence CTGACCCCGCTGGCCATCCGACAACTGCGAGCGGTCACGCCCGGCTGCCGGACCGGCATCGTGCATTTCAATCATGCCGGCGCTTCTCTGCCCAGCCAGGCCACCCTCGACGCCATCGTCGCCCAACTGCAACGCGAAGCCCAGGACGGTCCGATGGAAGCTGGCGAGCATGGCGCCGTGCTGGTGGAGCAGGCCCGTCACGCCGCCGCGCAATTGCTCAATGCGCCCGCGTCCTCGATTGCCTTCGCCAGCAGTGGCTCGACGGCCTGGAACCTGGCGTTCCAGGCGCTGGGCCCGTGGCAGCCAGGTGACCGCATCCTGGTGGGCCGGCATGAATGGGGCGGTAACCTGGCGAGCATGGCAATGGCCGTGCAAGCTGGTGCTCGAATCGACGTCATCCCCTGTGACGCGGCCGGCGCGGTGTGCCCGGTGGCGCTGGAGGCGATGATCGACGCCGACGTGAAGTTGATCAACCTCACCTGGCTACCGGCCAACGGTGGCCTGATCAACCCTGCCCAGGCCATCGGCGAAGTGGCGCGGCGTCACGCCATTCCCTACTTTATCGACGCTGGCCAGGCGCTCGGCCAGGTGCCTGTGGATGTCCAGGCGCTGCACTGCGATGTGCTCAAGTGCGCCGGCCGCAAGCACCTGCGCGGGCCACGGGGCACGGCACTGTTGTATGTAAGACCGGCGTTTTTGCAGCGCCTGAATCCTGCCCAGCGCGATGTATTTTCAGCGCCCTGGACCGCCGCAGGTTTCGATTTGCGCAACGACGCGCGGCGCTTCGAAACCAGCGAAGCGTCCTTTGCCTTGCTGGCCGGACTCGGCAATGCCTTGCAGGAGATCAACCAACTGGGGGTCGAGCAGGTATGGGAAGGCGTCTCGCGCACCAGCGCGCAAATCCGCGAAGGGCTGCGCCAGATCCCGGGGATTTGCTTGCATGACTTGGGCACGCTGCAGTCCGGACTGATCGCCTTCAACCTGACCGGTTGGGACGCCTTCGAACTCAAGCAGCGCCTCGGCTTGCAGCGCATCAACATCGGCGCCAACGGTGTGGCCTACACCCCATTGGACATGCAGGCGCGCGGGCTGGACAGCATTGCGCGAATCTCCGTCAGTCCACTCAACGACGACCGGGACTGCGAGTTACTGCTGGGGGCCTTGCGAGCACTGCGCGACTAA
- a CDS encoding RidA family protein: MSDSIRQRVHALGLTLPTASQPAANYINHVASGNQLFISGQIPLLDGTPAYVGRVGDTLDDQQGAQAAELAALGLLGQLSDALGDDLSRVVRIVRLGVFIACTADFQRQSVVANGASNLLVNALGDKGQHVRTAVGVSSLPAGVAVEVDAIVELQP; the protein is encoded by the coding sequence ATGAGCGACTCCATCCGTCAACGCGTTCACGCCCTTGGCCTGACACTGCCAACTGCCAGCCAGCCGGCGGCCAACTACATCAACCATGTCGCCAGCGGCAACCAACTCTTCATTTCCGGGCAAATTCCCCTGCTCGATGGCACGCCCGCCTACGTCGGTCGCGTCGGCGACACGCTGGATGATCAACAAGGCGCGCAGGCGGCGGAACTCGCGGCGCTGGGCCTGCTCGGGCAACTGAGCGATGCCCTGGGCGATGACCTGTCGCGCGTGGTGCGCATCGTGAGGCTGGGAGTGTTCATCGCCTGCACTGCCGATTTCCAGCGCCAGAGCGTGGTCGCCAATGGCGCATCGAACCTGTTGGTCAACGCCCTTGGTGACAAAGGCCAGCATGTGCGCACCGCCGTCGGCGTGAGCAGTTTGCCGGCGGGCGTGGCCGTGGAAGTCGACGCCATTGTCGAGTTGCAACCCTGA
- a CDS encoding LysR substrate-binding domain-containing protein translates to MALHKDLPPLLALRAFEAVARHLSFIKAANELSVTQSALSHHVQKLEQHLGKPLFIRRTRAIDLTVDGQHYYNEIRPALDAIASATRHQKKVPGPSLLRVGLLASFATLWLAPRLAGFLNRYPHIQVELLPAIQLANVAGAEVDLAIRYGKGDWPDVHATRLMTETLSPVCSPAFKAGQSQDSPLLMATSHRPFEWTDWSQHYQVDLERHPRVMLHDYNIVVEATVAGQGIAMGRHRLIQRKLRDGSLVEAFDWPPYHSEIGYWLITPHSPPSEAAACFIQWLQETCADA, encoded by the coding sequence GTGGCACTGCACAAGGACCTTCCTCCGTTGCTGGCCCTGCGCGCCTTTGAGGCTGTGGCACGGCACTTGAGCTTTATCAAGGCGGCAAATGAGTTGTCGGTAACCCAGAGCGCCCTGAGCCACCACGTGCAAAAACTTGAGCAACACTTGGGCAAACCGCTGTTTATCCGGCGCACACGTGCGATAGATCTGACGGTGGACGGCCAGCATTACTACAACGAAATCCGCCCGGCCCTGGATGCCATTGCAAGCGCCACCCGCCACCAAAAAAAAGTACCCGGCCCCAGCCTGTTGCGCGTCGGCTTGCTGGCGTCTTTCGCCACGCTGTGGCTGGCGCCGCGTCTGGCCGGGTTTCTCAATCGCTACCCGCATATCCAGGTTGAATTGCTGCCCGCCATTCAATTGGCCAACGTCGCCGGTGCCGAGGTGGACCTGGCCATCCGTTACGGCAAGGGCGACTGGCCCGACGTGCACGCCACGCGACTGATGACCGAAACCCTGTCACCGGTATGCAGCCCGGCCTTCAAGGCCGGCCAATCGCAGGATAGCCCGTTGTTGATGGCCACCTCACACCGCCCGTTCGAGTGGACGGACTGGTCGCAGCATTATCAGGTCGACCTCGAGCGCCACCCTCGCGTGATGCTGCATGACTACAACATCGTGGTCGAAGCCACCGTGGCCGGCCAGGGAATCGCCATGGGCCGCCATCGCCTGATTCAGCGCAAGCTTCGCGACGGCAGCCTGGTGGAGGCGTTCGACTGGCCGCCGTACCACAGTGAGATCGGCTACTGGCTGATCACACCCCACAGTCCGCCGAGCGAAGCGGCGGCATGTTTCATTCAGTGGCTGCAGGAAACCTGCGCCGACGCATGA
- the ccoM gene encoding cytochrome c oxidase subunit CcoM yields the protein MFIDNVVFAGVLTVSLMVLFFAGFGFFIWKDANKRKKP from the coding sequence ATGTTTATCGATAATGTGGTATTTGCCGGAGTGCTGACCGTGAGCCTCATGGTGCTGTTTTTTGCAGGGTTTGGATTTTTCATCTGGAAAGACGCAAACAAGCGTAAAAAACCCTAG
- a CDS encoding inorganic phosphate transporter has translation MIDLFSGLDAWVLVSLLLALAFVLAFEFINGFHDTANAVATVIYTKAMPPHLAVFFSGVFNFLGVLLGGVGVAYAIVHLLPVELLINVNTGHGLAMVFSLLAAAITWNLGTWYFGIPASSSHTLIGSILGVGLANALINDIPLADGVNWQKAIDIGASLVFSPMAGFLVAALVLIGLKWWRPLSKMHKTPDQRRKLDDKKHPPFWNRLVLVISAMAVSFVHGSNDGQKGIGLIMLVLIGIVPAQFVLDLGSTTYQIERTRDATVHLSQFYQRNNATLGEFLALGKSVKDDLPGKFQCNPQQTEPTINALVDTLKGVSDYHALSADQRIEVRRYLLCLDDTAKKVGKLPGLDAREKSDLDKLRKDLTATTEYAPFWVILAVALALGLGTMVGWKRVVLTIGEKIGKQGMTYAQGMSAQITTATMIGFANIFALPVSTTHVLSSGVAGTMVANKSGLQGGTVKTILMAWVLTLPATVGLSAGLFWLASWALGS, from the coding sequence ATGATCGATTTATTCAGCGGACTGGATGCTTGGGTTCTAGTGAGCCTGTTGCTCGCCCTGGCCTTTGTCCTCGCCTTCGAGTTCATCAATGGCTTTCATGACACCGCTAACGCGGTGGCCACAGTCATCTATACCAAAGCCATGCCGCCGCACCTGGCTGTGTTCTTCTCCGGGGTTTTCAACTTCCTCGGCGTGTTGCTCGGTGGTGTGGGTGTCGCCTACGCCATCGTGCATCTGCTGCCGGTGGAGTTGCTGATCAATGTGAACACCGGCCATGGTCTGGCGATGGTCTTCTCATTGTTGGCGGCGGCGATCACCTGGAACCTGGGCACCTGGTACTTCGGTATCCCCGCCTCCAGTTCCCACACGCTGATCGGCTCGATCCTCGGTGTGGGCCTGGCCAACGCCCTGATCAACGATATTCCCTTGGCTGACGGTGTGAACTGGCAGAAAGCGATTGATATCGGTGCGTCCCTGGTGTTCTCGCCGATGGCCGGTTTCCTGGTCGCAGCCCTGGTGCTGATCGGCCTGAAGTGGTGGCGCCCGCTGTCGAAGATGCACAAGACCCCGGACCAGCGCCGCAAGCTTGACGACAAGAAGCACCCGCCATTCTGGAACCGCCTGGTGCTGGTGATTTCAGCGATGGCCGTAAGCTTCGTGCACGGTTCCAACGATGGGCAAAAAGGTATCGGCCTGATCATGCTCGTACTGATCGGTATCGTGCCGGCGCAGTTCGTACTCGACCTGGGCAGTACCACCTACCAGATCGAACGGACCCGCGACGCCACCGTGCATTTGAGCCAGTTCTACCAGCGCAACAATGCCACCCTCGGTGAGTTCCTGGCCCTGGGCAAAAGCGTGAAAGACGATCTGCCGGGCAAGTTCCAATGCAACCCGCAGCAGACCGAGCCGACGATCAACGCGCTGGTTGACACGCTCAAAGGCGTTTCCGATTACCACGCCTTGAGTGCCGACCAGCGTATTGAAGTCCGTCGTTACCTGCTCTGCCTGGACGATACCGCCAAGAAAGTCGGCAAGCTGCCCGGCCTGGATGCGCGTGAAAAGTCCGACCTCGACAAGCTGCGCAAGGACCTGACCGCCACGACCGAGTACGCGCCGTTCTGGGTGATTCTCGCGGTCGCACTGGCCCTGGGCCTGGGCACCATGGTTGGCTGGAAACGTGTGGTGCTGACCATCGGTGAGAAGATCGGCAAGCAAGGCATGACCTATGCCCAAGGCATGTCGGCACAGATCACCACCGCCACCATGATCGGCTTTGCCAATATCTTCGCCCTGCCGGTGTCCACCACCCACGTGTTGTCTTCCGGCGTGGCCGGCACCATGGTCGCTAACAAAAGCGGCCTGCAAGGCGGTACGGTCAAGACCATCCTGATGGCTTGGGTGTTGACCTTGCCGGCGACCGTGGGCCTCTCGGCCGGGTTGTTCTGGCTGGCGTCCTGGGCGCTGGGCAGCTGA
- the pcaR gene encoding pca regulon transcriptional regulator PcaR: MNDQLRNSFASVAPPIVASPAKRIQAFTGDPDFMTSLARGLAVVQAFQERKRHLTIAQISHRTEIPRAAVRRCLHTLIKLGYATTDGRTYSLLPKVLTLGHAYLSSTPLAVSAQPYLDRMSEQLHEACNMATLEGDDILYIARSATTQRLISVDLSVGGRLPAYCTSMGRILLAALDDASLQDYLDHADLQTKTSRTLTTPQALFECLQQVRQQGWCIVDQELEQGLRSIAVPVYDASGQVLAALNVSTHAGRVSRSELEQRFLPSMLSASRELSTQLFA; this comes from the coding sequence ATGAACGATCAATTGCGCAATTCCTTCGCGTCAGTGGCGCCGCCGATCGTGGCATCACCCGCCAAGCGCATCCAGGCCTTCACGGGCGATCCGGACTTCATGACCTCCCTGGCCCGTGGCCTGGCGGTGGTGCAAGCGTTCCAGGAGCGCAAGCGCCACCTGACCATCGCCCAGATCAGCCATCGCACCGAAATCCCGCGCGCCGCCGTGCGCCGATGCCTGCACACCTTGATCAAGCTCGGTTACGCCACCACCGATGGGCGTACCTACTCGTTGCTGCCCAAGGTACTCACCCTCGGGCATGCTTATTTATCGTCGACCCCCTTGGCCGTATCGGCCCAGCCTTATCTGGACCGCATGAGCGAACAGCTTCACGAAGCCTGCAACATGGCGACCCTCGAAGGCGACGACATTCTTTACATTGCCCGTTCGGCCACCACTCAGCGCCTGATTTCCGTCGACCTTTCCGTGGGCGGACGGTTACCGGCTTACTGCACCTCCATGGGCCGCATCCTGCTGGCTGCCCTGGATGACGCCTCGTTGCAGGATTACCTCGACCACGCGGACCTGCAAACCAAGACCAGTCGCACCTTGACCACGCCCCAAGCCTTGTTCGAGTGCCTGCAGCAAGTGCGTCAGCAGGGCTGGTGCATCGTCGATCAGGAACTGGAGCAGGGCCTGCGTTCAATCGCCGTGCCGGTATATGACGCGTCCGGCCAGGTATTGGCCGCACTCAATGTCAGCACCCATGCCGGGCGGGTCAGCCGCAGCGAGTTGGAGCAGCGCTTCCTGCCGAGCATGCTCAGCGCCAGTCGCGAGTTGAGTACGCAACTGTTTGCCTGA